A single window of Streptomyces cathayae DNA harbors:
- the rsgA gene encoding ribosome small subunit-dependent GTPase A: MRRYGKHTDEDDIRSRPNRKGNRPRTHIRPKHEDAAEGLVLTVDRGRLTCLVEDRIVLAMKARELGRKAAVVGDRVAIVGDLSGRKDTLARIVRIAARTSVLRRTADDDDPYERVVVANADQLAVVTALADPEPRPRLIDRCLVAAYDGGLTPLLVLTKSDLAPPDKLLELYGDLDIPYVVTNRAELESGAAADRVREQLEGRITAFVGHSGVGKTTLVNALVPEERRRSTGHVNAVTGRGRHTTTSALALPLSGAEGWVVDTPGVRSFGLAHVDPSRVIHAFPDLEPGTEGCPRACSHDEPDCALDAWVAEGHAGPARLYSLRRLLATRERTEGD, encoded by the coding sequence ATGCGCCGCTACGGCAAGCACACCGACGAGGACGACATCCGCTCCCGCCCGAACCGCAAGGGCAACCGGCCGCGCACCCACATCCGGCCCAAGCACGAGGACGCCGCGGAGGGCCTGGTCCTCACCGTCGACCGGGGCCGGCTGACCTGCCTCGTCGAGGACCGGATCGTGCTCGCCATGAAGGCCCGGGAGCTGGGCCGCAAGGCGGCGGTGGTCGGTGACCGGGTGGCGATCGTCGGCGACCTCTCGGGCAGGAAGGACACCCTCGCGCGGATCGTCCGCATCGCCGCGCGGACGTCGGTACTGCGCCGTACCGCGGACGACGACGACCCCTACGAGCGGGTCGTCGTCGCCAACGCCGACCAGCTGGCCGTCGTCACCGCCCTCGCCGACCCCGAGCCCCGCCCGCGCCTGATCGACCGCTGTCTGGTCGCGGCGTACGACGGCGGGCTGACCCCGCTGCTGGTGCTGACCAAGTCGGACCTCGCCCCGCCCGACAAGCTGCTGGAGCTGTACGGCGACCTCGACATCCCGTACGTCGTCACCAACCGGGCGGAACTGGAGAGCGGCGCGGCGGCCGACCGGGTGCGGGAGCAGTTGGAGGGCCGGATCACGGCGTTCGTGGGGCACTCCGGGGTCGGTAAGACGACGCTGGTGAACGCGCTGGTGCCGGAGGAACGGCGGCGTTCGACCGGGCACGTCAACGCGGTGACGGGGCGCGGGCGCCATACGACGACGTCCGCACTGGCACTGCCCCTGTCGGGTGCGGAGGGATGGGTGGTCGACACCCCCGGGGTGCGGTCGTTCGGCCTCGCCCATGTCGATCCGTCCCGGGTCATCCACGCCTTCCCCGATCTGGAGCCGGGTACGGAGGGCTGTCCTCGCGCGTGCAGTCACGACGAACCGGACTGCGCGCTGGACGCCTGGGTCGCCGAGGGGCACGCGGGCCCGGCGCGTCTGTACTCACTGCGGAGGCTGCTGGCGACGCGGGAGCGCACGGAAGGCGACTGA
- a CDS encoding DMT family transporter: MAWLMVVVAGLLETGFAVCLKLSHGFTRLWPTVAFCAFALGSFGLLTLALKKLDVGPAYAVWTGIGAAGTAIYGMVFLGDLVSTLKIVSISLVIIGVIGLQLSGSAR; the protein is encoded by the coding sequence ATGGCGTGGCTCATGGTCGTGGTGGCCGGGTTGCTGGAGACCGGGTTCGCCGTGTGCCTGAAGCTGTCCCACGGTTTCACCCGGCTGTGGCCGACGGTCGCCTTCTGCGCGTTCGCGCTGGGCAGCTTCGGCCTGCTGACCCTGGCCCTGAAGAAGCTCGACGTCGGGCCGGCGTACGCCGTGTGGACAGGGATCGGGGCGGCGGGGACGGCGATCTACGGGATGGTGTTCCTGGGGGACCTGGTGTCGACGCTGAAGATCGTGTCGATCTCCCTCGTGATCATCGGAGTGATCGGACTGCAGCTGTCGGGATCGGCGCGGTGA
- a CDS encoding TetR/AcrR family transcriptional regulator — MMPAARESLLDAAYAALTRRPWSAVRMVDVAAAAGVSRQTLYNEFGSKDGLARALVRREADGYLAGFDRALTVHHDPRDPRDRLTAAAEWTVAAAAGNALVRALLTGCWSERLPSPTLVRIRSGSAVPAQRRADGPLPSPADLVALVRDRAVAVLAGPGVPRTDTAELARSCELVVRLALSCVAAPPPTEGGIADLVRRALSRQPMP, encoded by the coding sequence ATGATGCCCGCAGCGCGGGAATCTCTGCTGGACGCCGCTTACGCGGCACTCACGCGTCGCCCGTGGTCCGCGGTGCGGATGGTGGACGTGGCCGCGGCCGCCGGGGTGTCCCGGCAGACCCTCTACAACGAGTTCGGCAGCAAGGACGGACTCGCCAGGGCCCTGGTCCGCCGGGAGGCCGACGGCTACCTCGCCGGCTTCGACCGTGCCCTCACCGTCCACCACGACCCCCGTGACCCCCGCGACCGGCTCACCGCGGCTGCCGAGTGGACCGTCGCCGCGGCCGCCGGGAACGCCCTGGTCCGCGCCCTGCTCACCGGCTGCTGGAGCGAGCGACTGCCCTCCCCGACCCTGGTGCGGATCCGGTCCGGCTCCGCCGTGCCCGCCCAGCGCCGCGCCGACGGCCCGCTGCCCTCGCCCGCCGACCTGGTGGCCCTCGTCCGCGACCGAGCCGTGGCCGTCCTGGCCGGCCCCGGGGTGCCCAGAACCGACACCGCCGAACTGGCCCGCTCCTGCGAGCTGGTGGTACGCCTGGCTCTGTCCTGTGTCGCCGCACCGCCGCCGACCGAGGGCGGCATCGCCGACCTGGTCCGCAGGGCCCTGAGCCGTCAGCCGATGCCGTAG